The Virgibacillus phasianinus genome includes a window with the following:
- a CDS encoding dicarboxylate/amino acid:cation symporter: MKLWKMYKHTSFVVKMTIGFVLGILVGIFFGQDAEILEPLGTLLINLLSLIAIPVIFLTVVLAVNKMNVAMLGRMGGKLVLYYIFTTAAAVLIGLALALWINPGENLSLPDTTVDKPDTPSFSEVLLQIVPKNIFAAFSAGDLMAILFIAVIIGVAISSMRFSNDAKMNEYGNLLDTFFTALNEMFYKILTGILLYAPIGVFAISATAFGSQGWSTLESLLKFTAVFYLGIILLWVFVYTTFLKLSGTPVVHFFKQTKEAYTTAFFTSSSIASLPIAISSAKKAGISETTANFALPLGAIFNSDGGALRMGGSLVFAANITNLNLSPTDFLVIVLIGTLLSIGTAGVPAAGLVTLSAVLTMFGLPLEIVALIAGVDVLIGMGGTASNVIGDIIGSAVVDKSEKRRTA, translated from the coding sequence ATGAAATTATGGAAAATGTATAAACATACTTCTTTTGTAGTGAAGATGACAATTGGTTTTGTGCTTGGCATATTAGTAGGCATCTTTTTTGGACAGGATGCCGAAATACTGGAACCGCTTGGGACATTATTGATTAACTTGCTTAGTTTGATTGCCATTCCGGTAATATTTCTCACCGTCGTGCTCGCGGTAAATAAGATGAATGTTGCAATGCTTGGACGGATGGGTGGAAAACTAGTTTTATATTACATATTTACAACGGCCGCGGCTGTGTTGATTGGACTTGCCCTTGCATTATGGATTAACCCGGGGGAAAATTTATCATTGCCAGATACTACAGTAGACAAGCCGGATACACCAAGCTTTTCCGAAGTACTGTTGCAAATTGTTCCGAAAAATATCTTTGCAGCGTTTTCTGCTGGAGATTTAATGGCTATTTTGTTTATTGCGGTAATTATTGGTGTAGCAATCTCTAGTATGCGGTTTTCCAACGATGCAAAAATGAACGAATATGGGAATCTGTTGGATACATTTTTTACGGCGTTAAACGAAATGTTTTACAAAATCCTGACAGGAATCCTACTGTACGCACCGATTGGAGTATTCGCTATTAGTGCAACGGCTTTTGGAAGTCAAGGCTGGTCAACGCTAGAATCCTTGCTTAAATTTACAGCTGTTTTTTATTTGGGAATCATTTTGCTCTGGGTATTTGTATATACAACATTTCTGAAACTTTCTGGAACACCGGTAGTTCATTTCTTCAAGCAGACCAAGGAAGCCTATACAACAGCCTTTTTTACATCAAGCAGTATTGCTTCACTGCCAATTGCAATTTCATCTGCAAAAAAAGCAGGTATTTCGGAAACGACCGCAAATTTTGCGCTGCCACTTGGTGCGATATTTAACTCGGATGGTGGGGCGCTTCGAATGGGGGGTTCCCTTGTTTTTGCAGCAAATATAACGAATCTTAATCTCTCCCCAACCGACTTTTTGGTAATCGTTTTGATAGGTACCTTACTGTCGATTGGCACTGCGGGTGTCCCTGCAGCGGGGCTCGTTACACTATCAGCTGTTTTGACTATGTTCGGCCTGCCGTTGGAGATTGTGGCCTTGATAGCCGGTGTCGATGTGCTTATCGGCATGGGTGGCACCGCATCCAACGTAATCGGTGACATTATCGGATCAGCTGTAGTGGATAAATCGGAAAAAAGGCGTACTGCCTAG
- a CDS encoding glycerate kinase, which produces MKVLISIDSFKGSISSIKGSEAIASGIQEVYKDAEITTLPLADGGEGTVEALVHALSGKRVEKVVTGPLHEKVNATYGIANDGKTAMIEVATACGLPLIPKGGLNPMKATTYGVGELISDAIEKGCRHFIIGLGGSATNDAGVGMLQALGYRFLDNQLQEVGLGGKALAGIDRIVVDDVNPELSECTFQVACDVNNLLYGKEGAAYIFAPQKGATEEMVVKLDQGLSHFASIVSDQMGIDIQNRKGAGAAGGLGAAFSGFLQGELQSGVDLVLDVIGMEEQLRDVDFVITGEGMLDSQTSMGKAPIGIAQMAAKYDIPVIALAGSVNQEGFNLNEKGLTSCFSIIPSPMSLDEAMNTAVTFNNLRFTASQLFRLIRSVGGQRDRFLVPS; this is translated from the coding sequence ATGAAGGTTCTCATTTCAATAGATTCATTTAAAGGCAGTATTTCATCCATAAAGGGAAGTGAGGCGATCGCTTCCGGTATCCAAGAAGTGTACAAGGATGCGGAAATTACGACGCTTCCTTTAGCAGATGGCGGAGAAGGTACAGTTGAAGCGTTGGTACATGCATTATCGGGGAAGAGGGTGGAAAAAGTTGTCACGGGACCATTGCATGAAAAAGTAAATGCTACGTATGGGATCGCGAACGATGGAAAAACGGCTATGATTGAAGTCGCAACAGCTTGCGGCCTCCCGTTAATTCCAAAGGGTGGTCTAAATCCTATGAAGGCGACAACCTATGGGGTCGGTGAGTTAATTTCGGATGCCATTGAAAAAGGGTGTCGTCATTTTATTATCGGGTTAGGCGGCAGCGCCACGAATGATGCCGGTGTCGGAATGCTTCAAGCGTTAGGATATCGATTTTTAGATAACCAACTTCAGGAGGTTGGTTTAGGTGGAAAGGCTCTGGCTGGGATCGATAGGATTGTCGTGGATGATGTAAACCCTGAATTAAGTGAATGCACGTTTCAAGTAGCATGTGATGTAAACAATTTACTTTATGGCAAGGAAGGTGCAGCATATATTTTTGCCCCGCAAAAGGGTGCAACAGAAGAAATGGTTGTGAAACTTGATCAAGGGCTAAGTCATTTTGCATCTATCGTATCCGATCAAATGGGAATCGATATCCAGAATAGGAAAGGTGCAGGAGCCGCTGGGGGGTTAGGCGCTGCTTTTTCAGGATTTTTACAAGGTGAGCTACAGTCCGGAGTGGATCTTGTATTGGACGTAATCGGCATGGAGGAACAGCTGCGTGATGTCGACTTTGTTATCACAGGCGAGGGGATGTTAGACAGCCAAACCTCCATGGGAAAAGCGCCAATCGGCATTGCCCAAATGGCAGCAAAATACGACATACCCGTTATTGCGCTTGCAGGAAGTGTTAATCAGGAAGGTTTTAATTTAAATGAAAAAGGGCTGACATCCTGTTTTTCCATTATTCCATCGCCCATGTCACTTGATGAAGCAATGAATACTGCCGTTACTTTTAATAATTTACGTTTTACTGCCAGTCAGCTTTTTCGGCTGATTCGATCAGTTGGGGGACAGAGGGACAGGTTTCTTGTCCCTTCCTAG
- a CDS encoding glycosyl hydrolase family 18 protein, giving the protein MFIYVVKPGDSLYTIGQKYAVSIDMIRLVNGLVSPEIVPGQALLIHTFIYIVQPGDSLHQIAQMAYVSLDRLMSANPGLDPDNLLPGMEVVIPEHPDYVASTLGYTYITGSEDDQEIIRNYAPYATYYPFFEYHFSSDGSLSQLDDLEAIETAWTVETAPLATITNLTPTGFSSDLTHQMLHDSSSRQTLIDNIYRLVSTRGYAGVHIDFERIPAEDRDRFSTFLSELKERLEQKELLLTIAVPPKTSEDIPWQKGYDYGAIGSVVDFMLIMAYDWHHSGSVPGPIAPIEQVRQTIEFCLTRVSRQKILLGIPLYGYDWTVPYNPETVATAISNQNAVELAISHGAPIQYSKKFESPYFNYVDQIGQRHVVWFEDSRSIAEKNKLIKEYGLLGLGAWQLSLGFAQGPWLLVEFFKVRNVV; this is encoded by the coding sequence ATGTTTATCTACGTCGTTAAACCAGGTGATTCGCTGTATACCATTGGTCAAAAGTATGCTGTATCTATAGACATGATTCGGCTCGTCAATGGATTGGTATCACCGGAAATTGTTCCCGGTCAGGCCTTGTTAATTCATACATTTATTTATATTGTCCAACCGGGAGACAGCTTACATCAAATTGCCCAAATGGCCTACGTTTCCCTGGACCGATTAATGAGTGCCAATCCAGGTTTAGACCCAGACAATTTGCTGCCTGGAATGGAAGTTGTCATCCCGGAGCATCCTGACTACGTTGCTTCAACATTAGGTTATACGTATATCACAGGCTCTGAAGATGACCAGGAAATCATTCGAAATTATGCCCCATATGCCACTTACTATCCATTTTTTGAGTATCATTTTTCAAGCGATGGTTCTCTTAGTCAATTGGATGATTTGGAGGCTATCGAAACAGCCTGGACCGTAGAAACTGCTCCTCTTGCTACGATAACCAATTTAACACCCACTGGTTTCAGTTCGGACTTGACCCACCAAATGCTGCATGATTCTTCATCGAGACAAACACTGATTGATAACATCTATCGTCTTGTATCAACAAGAGGCTATGCAGGTGTCCATATCGATTTTGAAAGAATTCCGGCTGAGGATCGCGATAGGTTTTCCACCTTCTTAAGTGAGCTTAAGGAGAGGCTCGAACAGAAGGAGTTGCTGCTAACTATCGCCGTACCTCCCAAAACAAGCGAAGACATTCCCTGGCAAAAAGGGTATGATTACGGAGCGATTGGATCGGTTGTTGATTTCATGTTAATTATGGCCTACGACTGGCATCACAGTGGAAGCGTACCCGGCCCCATTGCTCCGATTGAACAAGTCCGACAAACGATTGAATTTTGTCTGACAAGGGTCAGTCGACAGAAAATCCTGCTAGGTATCCCACTTTACGGATACGACTGGACAGTGCCGTACAACCCGGAGACAGTGGCAACCGCAATTTCTAACCAAAACGCAGTGGAACTGGCCATCAGCCATGGTGCTCCAATTCAATACTCCAAGAAGTTTGAGTCGCCATATTTTAATTATGTTGATCAAATTGGACAGAGACATGTTGTATGGTTCGAGGATTCAAGAAGTATTGCAGAAAAAAACAAATTAATTAAGGAATATGGGCTCCTGGGACTTGGTGCCTGGCAGCTAAGTCTTGGATTTGCCCAGGGACCTTGGTTGTTAGTTGAATTTTTCAAAGTCAGGAACGTCGTTTAA
- the yfkAB gene encoding radical SAM/CxCxxxxC motif protein YfkAB: MSPANDPWEAYMDVEEHGAMTLSNVEFTTTNLCNMRCAHCAVGYSLQSRDPDSLPMDLILKRLDEIPHLRTMSITGGEPMMNKKSIRNHVLPLLEYAHSRGVKTQINSNLTLPYDRYEAIIPFLDVLHISHNWGTAEEFAEVGFANMERKPSKENRKKFFDRLIENSQRLAKDGVMVSAETMLNKRTFPYLEHIHDQIREMGCARHEIHPMYPVDFASTLETLELDDTRIAINRLLDHQHKDIWMMFGTLPFYPCSSSQKDLDLLKRLYREDNVSVRNDPDGRSRLNVNIYTGDIIVTDFGDEPTLGNIQDTSLPDAYSKWLDTPTAKSLNCHCPAVKCLGPNLLVKNTYYSDVDFQKRKTQINS, from the coding sequence ATGTCGCCAGCCAATGATCCGTGGGAAGCATATATGGATGTTGAAGAACATGGGGCAATGACATTATCGAATGTTGAATTTACGACCACGAATTTGTGTAATATGCGTTGTGCTCATTGTGCCGTTGGTTATAGCCTGCAATCCCGGGATCCCGATTCATTGCCGATGGATCTTATTTTGAAGCGGCTGGATGAAATACCGCATCTTCGCACGATGAGCATTACCGGCGGAGAGCCAATGATGAATAAAAAGTCGATTCGCAATCATGTGCTGCCACTACTGGAGTATGCACACAGCCGCGGTGTTAAAACACAGATAAATTCAAATTTGACTTTGCCCTATGACAGATATGAAGCAATCATTCCATTTTTAGATGTACTACATATTTCCCATAATTGGGGAACGGCTGAAGAATTTGCGGAAGTCGGTTTTGCCAATATGGAGCGGAAGCCTTCCAAGGAAAACCGCAAAAAGTTTTTCGACCGTCTGATAGAAAATTCCCAGCGGCTTGCCAAGGATGGTGTAATGGTTTCAGCGGAAACGATGCTGAATAAACGTACTTTCCCATATCTAGAGCATATTCATGACCAAATAAGGGAAATGGGCTGTGCACGGCACGAAATTCATCCAATGTACCCAGTTGATTTTGCCAGTACATTGGAGACGCTGGAATTGGATGATACCCGTATTGCGATTAACCGGCTGCTTGATCATCAGCACAAAGATATATGGATGATGTTTGGAACATTGCCTTTTTATCCGTGCAGTTCTTCACAGAAAGATTTGGATTTATTAAAAAGACTGTATCGTGAGGACAATGTGAGTGTACGAAATGACCCCGATGGCCGTTCCCGCTTGAATGTGAATATCTATACGGGTGACATTATCGTAACCGATTTTGGGGATGAACCAACACTTGGAAATATACAGGATACGTCACTTCCTGATGCATATTCAAAATGGCTGGATACACCAACAGCCAAAAGCCTGAATTGCCATTGTCCAGCAGTTAAGTGTCTTGGTCCGAATCTGCTTGTCAAGAACACCTATTATTCGGATGTCGATTTCCAGAAAAGGAAAACACAGATTAACAGTTAA
- a CDS encoding CBO0543 family protein, whose protein sequence is MNNYIEKTNENRDKLISVFTEKRELWNEYVFLSWQWILLAIISVVIILLFIRYRKKMSTARLLLAGFSSCILAVFLDTLGDFYNWYDYRYDLIPGTPNLIPWDAIFIPIAVMFTLQIKPKVNPIIKAILFSGITSFVVLPFLSYSPYYYQTNWSYFYSFLILIFIYLVAYGLTRLDSHERL, encoded by the coding sequence TTGAATAACTATATTGAAAAAACCAATGAAAACCGTGATAAGTTAATAAGCGTTTTCACTGAAAAAAGGGAGCTTTGGAATGAATATGTCTTTTTAAGCTGGCAATGGATCCTTTTAGCTATAATTAGTGTTGTTATTATACTGCTATTCATTCGATATCGAAAGAAAATGAGCACTGCCAGACTGCTCCTTGCCGGATTTTCCTCATGTATATTAGCTGTATTTTTAGATACCCTTGGTGACTTTTATAACTGGTATGACTACAGATATGATTTGATTCCAGGTACACCTAATCTAATTCCCTGGGATGCAATTTTCATTCCTATAGCAGTTATGTTTACTCTTCAAATAAAACCAAAAGTTAATCCAATCATCAAAGCAATTTTGTTTTCAGGTATTACATCCTTTGTAGTTCTCCCATTCCTGAGCTATTCACCTTATTATTATCAGACAAATTGGAGCTACTTTTACTCTTTTTTAATTTTAATTTTTATATACCTTGTGGCTTATGGACTCACAAGGCTTGATTCACATGAAAGGCTTTAA
- a CDS encoding YitT family protein: protein MGNVKKQRSKRLKIILRGLMIVIGGFITAYGLEAVLIPNNVSDGGVTGVSIVGSELFGLPLGVLIAILNLPFIWLGYQQIGKSFAINSVIGIASLSIATSVMHYIPTIIQQDTMLVTVVGGVIIGFGMGLALRNGGALDGIDMLAVLLSRKLPFGTSDLILYLNVFVFIIVSTVFGFQGAILSAIAYFIASKVIHVVEEGLSGSKTFKIITNQPKVMVETIRDRLGRSATYKKAYGGYSHEQFTEITCVINRLEESKIKEIISDIDENAFVTVYEVAEVKGGNFRKNNIH from the coding sequence ATGGGAAATGTAAAGAAGCAAAGGTCGAAGAGGCTCAAGATTATTTTACGAGGATTAATGATTGTTATTGGAGGGTTTATAACTGCATACGGACTTGAGGCGGTATTAATTCCGAACAATGTATCGGATGGAGGCGTGACGGGGGTAAGTATCGTTGGATCCGAATTGTTTGGGTTGCCTTTAGGGGTGCTGATTGCCATCTTAAACCTGCCATTTATCTGGTTAGGATATCAGCAGATTGGCAAGTCATTTGCCATTAATTCGGTTATCGGAATTGCTTCCCTATCTATTGCCACAAGTGTCATGCATTACATACCAACTATTATTCAACAAGATACCATGTTAGTCACCGTTGTTGGAGGAGTGATCATCGGTTTTGGAATGGGACTGGCTTTACGGAATGGTGGCGCATTGGATGGAATCGATATGCTGGCCGTCCTGCTTTCCAGGAAATTGCCATTTGGTACAAGTGATTTGATCCTGTACTTGAATGTATTTGTATTTATCATTGTTTCAACTGTATTCGGATTTCAAGGGGCAATACTTTCTGCTATTGCTTATTTTATTGCCTCAAAAGTGATTCATGTCGTGGAGGAAGGGTTGAGTGGATCCAAAACCTTTAAAATCATTACAAACCAGCCTAAAGTAATGGTTGAAACGATACGGGACCGTTTAGGGCGAAGCGCAACGTATAAAAAGGCATATGGCGGTTATTCGCATGAACAATTTACCGAAATCACATGTGTGATCAACCGTTTGGAAGAAAGTAAAATAAAAGAGATTATTAGTGATATCGACGAAAACGCCTTTGTTACTGTGTATGAAGTAGCAGAAGTAAAAGGTGGTAATTTTAGAAAGAATAATATTCATTAG
- the speG gene encoding spermidine N1-acetyltransferase codes for MSGKLRLRPLEREDLKFVHELNNDPKIMSYWFEEPYEAFVELRDLYDRHIHDQSERRFIVEKSDETLGLVELVEIDYIHRRSEFQIIIAPKHQGHGYAIDATHLAMDYAFSVLNMHKLYLIVDQENEKAIHIYKKVGFSVEGELKDEFFVEGSYHNAVRMYIFQQQYLENNKRTTDLL; via the coding sequence ATGAGTGGAAAGCTAAGATTACGCCCTTTGGAACGAGAGGATTTAAAATTCGTTCATGAATTAAATAATGATCCAAAGATTATGTCCTATTGGTTTGAGGAGCCTTATGAGGCTTTTGTCGAGTTGCGAGACTTATATGATAGGCATATTCACGATCAAAGTGAGCGTCGTTTTATAGTGGAAAAAAGCGATGAAACACTTGGGTTGGTTGAGCTAGTTGAAATTGATTATATCCATAGAAGATCCGAATTTCAAATTATCATTGCCCCAAAGCATCAGGGTCATGGATATGCAATTGATGCAACCCATTTGGCAATGGATTATGCTTTTAGCGTATTAAATATGCACAAACTATATTTAATAGTAGATCAGGAAAATGAAAAGGCGATTCATATCTATAAAAAAGTTGGTTTTTCAGTTGAAGGTGAGCTAAAGGATGAATTTTTCGTTGAAGGCAGCTACCATAATGCTGTAAGAATGTATATCTTTCAGCAGCAATATCTAGAAAATAATAAACGTACTACGGATTTATTGTGA
- a CDS encoding hexameric tyrosine-coordinated heme protein — MEDGLSSLQTNTPEEGFKLAVKLAQKGVEMTQPSIKIREKLRPKYSTNADSLIAASHVISIHYQTVLLLITTGRFGGSY, encoded by the coding sequence GTGGAAGATGGGCTTAGTAGTCTACAAACCAATACGCCAGAGGAAGGTTTTAAATTAGCGGTTAAACTTGCGCAAAAAGGGGTCGAAATGACACAGCCTTCTATAAAAATAAGAGAAAAGCTGCGCCCAAAATACTCTACCAATGCAGATAGCCTAATTGCAGCATCTCATGTAATTTCCATTCATTATCAAACGGTGCTGCTGCTAATAACTACTGGAAGGTTCGGGGGTAGTTACTAG
- a CDS encoding CBO0543 family protein: protein MEPQLTFMIVACLVLITIAYFIPKKMKWYEIYTTAVFMTLFGLIVDTVLAVKYKFYVLDQEGVQIPALIGQILLYSSSTIIILNAFPYHKSKKSKLIYVICFSILSIIFEFIAVQFGFIKYNEWRIWYSALCYPFIISFVILHFRFFKWLVKRSIWK, encoded by the coding sequence ATGGAACCACAATTAACTTTTATGATAGTAGCATGCCTTGTTTTGATTACAATTGCCTATTTTATTCCTAAAAAAATGAAGTGGTATGAAATTTATACAACTGCTGTTTTTATGACTTTGTTCGGTCTTATCGTTGATACAGTTCTTGCCGTTAAATATAAGTTTTATGTGCTTGATCAAGAAGGAGTACAAATTCCAGCCCTTATTGGACAAATTCTTTTATATTCTTCTTCTACCATCATCATATTAAATGCTTTCCCTTATCATAAGTCGAAAAAAAGCAAATTAATTTATGTCATATGTTTTTCTATTCTATCTATTATTTTTGAGTTTATTGCTGTTCAATTTGGCTTCATTAAATACAACGAATGGAGAATCTGGTATTCGGCATTGTGTTACCCATTTATCATTTCTTTTGTCATTTTACATTTCAGGTTTTTTAAGTGGTTAGTGAAGAGGTCTATTTGGAAATAA
- a CDS encoding DUF763 domain-containing protein, translating into MANAPLHGGHCPPWLFDKMKKMGASIIKVIVMEYGTEEVLRRLSDPVWFQSFGTVLGFDWNSSGLTTVVCGALKEGLREEQGELGLFFAGGKGKASRRTPSEIVEFGDKYSLSKDLNHLQQTSRTVAKVDSAAVQDNYQLYHHFFVFNQTGNWAVIQQGMNTKSRFARRYHWLSEGLKDFTNNPHQAVCGTRENGVLNLVSEQNQATRLATVEICRESPTEVKQVYHAIIDQYNNRKGPVSQQLDLFAQDDNDSHSVSSTGNYSSQSYPAITMSFNHSIPSAGYLDKVLYTIYNEPPETYKQLLELKGVGPSTLRALTMVAEITHGAKPTFHDPVRYAFAHGGKDNYPFPVQKENVTKSLDVLKKAIEKGEMGEMDKLQSLRRLAKRGEQLGKGIDASLNSSGG; encoded by the coding sequence ATAGCCAACGCACCCCTTCATGGTGGACATTGTCCCCCATGGTTATTTGATAAAATGAAAAAAATGGGTGCATCAATCATCAAGGTAATCGTCATGGAATATGGTACGGAAGAAGTTTTACGCCGATTATCCGACCCTGTATGGTTTCAATCTTTTGGTACTGTATTGGGGTTTGATTGGAATTCATCTGGTTTGACTACAGTTGTTTGCGGCGCCCTGAAGGAGGGGCTGCGTGAGGAACAGGGTGAATTGGGTTTATTTTTTGCCGGGGGTAAGGGGAAAGCGTCTAGAAGAACCCCGTCGGAAATTGTGGAATTCGGTGATAAATACAGTTTATCAAAGGATTTAAATCACCTTCAACAGACAAGCCGTACGGTGGCAAAGGTGGATTCTGCTGCGGTACAGGATAATTACCAGTTGTACCATCATTTCTTTGTTTTTAATCAAACAGGTAATTGGGCAGTTATCCAACAGGGAATGAATACCAAAAGTCGCTTTGCCCGCCGATATCACTGGTTAAGTGAGGGCCTGAAGGATTTTACCAATAACCCTCATCAAGCTGTTTGCGGTACGCGCGAAAATGGAGTGCTTAATTTAGTATCGGAACAAAATCAAGCTACTAGGTTAGCAACCGTGGAAATTTGCCGGGAAAGTCCAACCGAGGTGAAACAGGTTTATCATGCTATTATTGACCAGTATAATAATCGAAAAGGTCCCGTTTCACAACAGTTGGATCTTTTTGCGCAAGATGATAATGATTCCCACAGTGTATCATCCACGGGGAATTATTCAAGCCAATCATATCCGGCCATAACGATGTCCTTCAATCATTCCATCCCATCAGCAGGCTACCTTGATAAGGTTTTATATACTATTTACAACGAGCCACCGGAAACATATAAACAACTATTGGAACTAAAAGGGGTTGGGCCCAGTACTTTGCGTGCATTGACAATGGTGGCAGAAATTACACATGGTGCCAAGCCAACGTTTCATGATCCAGTAAGGTATGCATTTGCCCATGGAGGTAAGGACAACTATCCATTTCCGGTGCAAAAAGAAAATGTTACCAAATCCCTTGATGTACTAAAAAAAGCTATTGAAAAAGGGGAAATGGGAGAAATGGATAAATTACAATCCCTTCGTCGACTGGCAAAGCGAGGGGAACAACTAGGCAAAGGTATAGATGCCAGTTTAAACTCCTCAGGTGGATAA
- a CDS encoding DUF4030 domain-containing protein produces MSNKIKEELEKIEIPDELHNRVKLGVEKYKTESRNHNQLIKSKKKVKWGIGKKIAFFSSAAVLLFALLIGSAYVSPSIAKVVAKVPYFGLFIKQEEYKQAVYSVILDVTNEKEYKIGSIEASVPKREITLSIIGSKKKVNSIKDDLIKDINVALVDQNFGEYDIEIEKQQEMKGKDGGMVLSQEARQNMKNSQELEANIIKQLKGHNYTMAFPVQVRINKVEKFIYVAVPKTEKRTEELHELLVATSKDYGEFKIEISKIDMDARKQEIRWGKNNIIGTLVGGLMENEDFKVTGFSYSFHPLPLQIKVKTSLNPSDPGAKQVANEIKGEINYFIQHHEKTKEVRNDPYEIHIFGKDKKEIN; encoded by the coding sequence ATGAGTAATAAAATCAAAGAGGAGTTAGAAAAGATTGAAATTCCGGATGAATTACATAATAGGGTCAAATTAGGGGTCGAGAAATATAAAACTGAGTCTAGGAATCATAATCAACTAATTAAAAGTAAAAAGAAAGTAAAATGGGGTATTGGTAAGAAAATTGCTTTTTTCAGTAGTGCCGCCGTACTATTGTTTGCGCTCTTAATTGGCTCAGCGTATGTCTCACCATCCATAGCAAAGGTAGTAGCTAAGGTTCCTTATTTTGGTTTATTTATTAAACAAGAAGAATATAAACAGGCGGTGTATAGTGTAATCCTCGACGTTACCAATGAAAAAGAATATAAAATTGGTTCAATAGAGGCCTCAGTTCCAAAGAGGGAGATTACACTATCGATAATTGGCTCAAAGAAAAAAGTTAATTCCATAAAGGATGATTTAATTAAGGACATAAATGTTGCATTAGTGGACCAAAACTTCGGGGAATATGACATTGAAATAGAGAAACAACAAGAAATGAAAGGCAAAGACGGCGGTATGGTACTTAGCCAGGAAGCCAGGCAGAATATGAAAAACAGTCAGGAACTTGAAGCAAATATAATCAAGCAACTAAAAGGTCATAACTATACAATGGCATTCCCTGTACAAGTACGCATTAACAAGGTCGAAAAGTTTATTTATGTGGCGGTTCCAAAAACTGAAAAAAGAACAGAAGAGTTACATGAGTTATTGGTTGCTACATCCAAGGACTATGGGGAATTCAAGATTGAGATAAGCAAGATAGATATGGATGCACGTAAACAAGAAATAAGATGGGGCAAAAATAACATTATTGGTACACTTGTGGGAGGATTAATGGAAAATGAAGACTTTAAGGTAACCGGATTTTCTTATTCTTTCCATCCACTACCGCTTCAGATTAAAGTTAAGACATCTCTTAACCCTTCTGATCCAGGGGCAAAACAGGTTGCCAATGAGATTAAAGGCGAAATTAATTACTTTATTCAACACCATGAAAAAACAAAAGAAGTACGAAATGATCCATATGAGATCCATATATTCGGCAAAGATAAGAAGGAAATAAATTAA